The Silene latifolia isolate original U9 population chromosome X, ASM4854445v1, whole genome shotgun sequence genome contains the following window.
CTTTGCACATTGGGTGATCCCGATCACGCTTCCAATGCTAGACTGTCATCCTATATACCGTCTGAAGAACTCAATGACTTAAAAAACCATAGTCGCGTCATTGCTTCTAGCAATGGTCTGCTATTATGTCAAACGTATAATTTTCAGAAACCTATGAAGTTTTTCTTGTGTAACCCTGCCACACGAAGTATCGTGTATATTAAGCCGCCTAGTGAAGACATTGATACAAGTATTGATTCGATGATCTTTATTTGTGGAAAAAATTACTCGGAAAAACCGAGTAAATTTCCTATGGATTTCACCTTATTACTATTTTATAATCCGTCATGGTCCAATAATCAGAATGTATATGTCCTACAAGACGGTAATTGGGAATTGAAGAAAGAAAATCTATTCATTGGTCCCGGGAACGTGGACTTTCAAAATCCCGTCCATTGTACTGACGGCCTCTACTTACTATCAGATGCAAAACGTACCGAAAATAATTGTGGTACTATTCCCTATTATTTGCTTCACTATGACATCCAACATGGTACGTCAAGGATTTTGCCCTTGCCCAATGAAGCACAGGACGACGATATTAATCATACAAGTATCAGTATATTCGGATGGGAGAAAAGTGACATGGATCACTCATCTTTTCGGAGTATTTGTTTGGTAAAAATCAAATATTCCGAGATAATTTCTATATGGACCCACGACATTGGTCATATGGACCGTGAAAAATTAATATGGCGCGAGACGTCTATGATGAACAAGAGTAGAGAACATGATTTAGGTATCGAAGGTTTTGTTCCATGGCGGCCGAGTTTTGCAATTATCGAGAAGAAATTGATAATGGCTGCTGGAGGACATGTTTACAGTTATTGCTTGGAGGACATGAACATGTTACGTAAAGCTAAACGGGTGTCCAATATTAATGGCTATTCGACCGGACCTTTTCGGTTTTATAGCTATTCCTCCACTCTTCGGCCTTGTAACAAGGACATCATTACCGGACTAATGTCGTCTTAGACGACTTTTAGGACGGTCTTATCGGAAAGTTGTTTCATTAGCGTTTAAGTTCTTTGTATGGTCATTAATTTGCATTGTTGCTTTGTTGTCTCAATTGTATTTTCACAAGAAGTCTTTAGCTTGTCCTCCAAGGCATATTTAAAAAATTATTATgttttattttgtattaattattaatatcgAAATTTAAATTTTACCCTAGTTCGATTTAACCTGCATTTGATTGTCCTAATCGTAGACTAGCAGATCAAGATCGTTTTAGATCACGTTGTTTCAAGTTATACACAAGATTTATAAATTCGTAACCCTAAAAAAGCGAATCGGGTTAAATTCTGTCACATACGTCATCTGAAGATATACACGATTTATAAATTCATCCTAAAAAAGCAAATCGAGTTAAATTTTCACGTATATAATCTAAGCTAGTACTTCCATTCAATGGATTCGATGATCACAGTGATTATTAACTTACGTACATTCAAGATATGGTTTAGATTTTTAAGTGCTTCTTTTTTTAGTGTAAAGGAGTCACGTGATCGATTTTGATACTGTCGGGATTTGAGTGCTTCGAATCTTTTATATTCTAATCTAATTAATTTATCATCATTAAGTACTTAGAATATAAAGATTATACAAAATCTCCATCACTAAAACATTACTATATTTTATATATAATGTTTGCTTATGTTCTACTCTCCTTGATTTTGAGTACATACCAAGAAACACAAACAGTGGATCCCACCAAACTTTACTCACCAAGACTTTTGTACCAATTAGTCTTGACTCTTGACGGTTAtcaccgtcacaaatgagaatttattATGCTGATTTAAGGCTTGTTTATAATCCTAATCACAATTGTCAAATGTCAATTTTAGTCCACATTGATACT
Protein-coding sequences here:
- the LOC141621000 gene encoding uncharacterized protein LOC141621000, which encodes MAFNGELYEIFSWLPPKLLYKLSRKSKPCSEFLSESRFVEKQCRNSEIKSVEYILTQDDSSLHSKAQYLKLCTLGDPDHASNARLSSYIPSEELNDLKNHSRVIASSNGLLLCQTYNFQKPMKFFLCNPATRSIVYIKPPSEDIDTSIDSMIFICGKNYSEKPSKFPMDFTLLLFYNPSWSNNQNVYVLQDGNWELKKENLFIGPGNVDFQNPVHCTDGLYLLSDAKRTENNCGTIPYYLLHYDIQHGTSRILPLPNEAQDDDINHTSISIFGWEKSDMDHSSFRSICLVKIKYSEIISIWTHDIGHMDREKLIWRETSMMNKSREHDLGIEGFVPWRPSFAIIEKKLIMAAGGHVYSYCLEDMNMLRKAKRVSNINGYSTGPFRFYSYSSTLRPCNKDIITGLMSS